A region of Vanessa cardui chromosome 1, ilVanCard2.1, whole genome shotgun sequence DNA encodes the following proteins:
- the LOC124533415 gene encoding rab11 family-interacting protein 2, translating into MWDPTHVQVTVQKARGLLIKGKNGTNNCFVTISLAKEKFQTSVKHKSTENVEWFEECELRIPSQGNTAEIVLKVYDEDFVKDHLLGQVSIPLKDLDVYERPRNRWYPLQGKAGKENDKNRGELEVKIGFTVKEGSLTDLSKKEKHKSSLSSIAQNVGGSLMSIGSIEKRKSLKKFAKNLGSKINITNKEKKNDSSSLGGSVGNLRSSVLSTPDTSTPKRSPAEADPGVISEDDDEFAFDDLSHKSSGSSLNVQTSYLPRGVKYTPSPNNASLENLGGGEFLRRSTSSNLVTAEKTAPLKPVRLSLDTFTAPQLPVQVLNKDDEWSQKLYPRKSISQTMIDREKSSSLERNKKLDSPSSLKEKPSPKFFKKFGNSKPKKLLEERIIVGEENIVEEDSINPAYNNLPKTVIQQYDDMTREDLIVMIYNLQKDVESEKKKNKDLENYLDELLLRVMETTPRILQNPYVRNNSMHIRNK; encoded by the coding sequence ATGTGGGATCCGACTCATGTGCAAGTAACAGTGCAAAAGGCAAGAGGTTTGCTAATAAAAGGCAAAAACGGTACAAATAACTGTTTTGTTACAATCTCGCTGGCTAAAGAAAAATTTCAAACTTCCGTAAAACATAAGTCAACTGAGAATGTTGAATGGTTTGAAGAATGCGAATTACGCATACCGTCTCAAGGAAACACTGCTGAGATTGTTTTAAAAGTCTACGATGAAGATTTCGTAAAGGACCACTTATTAGGTCAAGTATCGATTCCGTTAAAAGACCTCGATGTGTACGAACGTCCAAGAAACCGCTGGTACCCGTTGCAAGGAAAAGCTGGCAAAGAAAACGACAAGAACCGAGGTGAATTAGAGGTTAAAATAGGTTTTACTGTAAAAGAAGGGAGCCTAACAGATTTGAGCAAAAAGGAAAAACACAAATCATCTCTGTCCAGTATTGCGCAGAACGTTGGGGGCAGCCTTATGAGTATCGGAAGTATTGAAAAACGTAAGAGCTTAAAGAAATTTGCAAAGAATTTAGGATCTAAGATAAACATtactaataaagaaaaaaagaatgATTCATCATCTCTAGGTGGGAGTGTAGGAAATCTTAGAAGTTCCGTGTTATCTACTCCTGATACGTCTACACCAAAGAGATCCCCGGCAGAGGCTGACCCAGGTGTAATAAGTGAAGATGACGATGAATTTGCCTTCGATGACTTATCACATAAAAGTTCAGGAAGTTCACTCAATGTACAAACTTCTTATTTACCTCGAGGAGTAAAATACACACCATCTCCTAATAATGCCTCACTTGAAAATCTAGGTGGAGGAGAATTCTTAAGAAGATCTACAAGTAGTAATTTAGTAACTGCAGAGAAAACAGCACCTTTAAAACCTGTGCGCTTGAGTCTTGATACATTCACAGCACCACAATTACCAGTacaagtattaaataaagatgatGAATGGTCCCAGAAACTTTATCCACGAAAATCTATCAGTCAAACAATGATAGACCGAGAAAAATCTTCCAGTctcgaaagaaataaaaaattagataGCCCTAGTTCCCTAAAAGAGAAACCTAGTCCtaaattctttaaaaagttTGGAAACAGTAAGCCTAAGAAATTACTGGAAGAACGAATCATTGTCGGTGAGGAAAATATTGTTGAAGAAGATTCAATAAACCCAGCATACAATAATTTACCGAAAACTGTAATACAGCAATATGATGACATGACACGAGAAGACCTGATAGTGATGATTTATAACCTACAGAAAGATGTAGAATCagaaaagaaaaagaacaaGGATCTCGAAAATTACTTAGATGAGTTGTTGTTGCGAGTAATGGAGACAACACCGAGAATATTGCAAAATCCTTATGTCCGAAATAATAGCATGCATATCCGTAACAAATAA
- the LOC124533436 gene encoding protein KRTCAP2 homolog, with the protein MAVNSATSFIISSILTLLIFSGMQMYKPILIRSPITIIFGGYLGSVMFMFFVTAIGNLEATLFGKNFQLKLPEIVLSMIISLIASGMVHRICFTTCLIFSLITIYYMNKLSQKTYTTTIPVPAPVKSRRHK; encoded by the exons aTGG CCGTAAACAGCGCCACGTCCTTTATCATATCatcaattttaacattattaatattttctggaATGCAAATGTATAAACCAATTCTAATAAGATCgccaattacaattatatttggtGGTTATTTGGGCTCAGTCATGTTTATGTTCTTCGTTACT GCTATAGGCAACTTGGAAGCTACACTGTTTGGGAAAAATTTTCAACTGAAATTACCTGAGATAGTGTTGTCAATGATCATTTCTCTTATTGCATCAGGAATGGTACATAGGATTTGTTTCACcacatg tttaattttctCTTTGATTACTATCTACTACATGAACAAGTTGTCACAGAAAACATATACAACCACAATTCCTGTTCCTGCTCCAGTAAAGAGTCGCCGTCACAAATAA
- the LOC124534063 gene encoding uncharacterized protein LOC124534063, with the protein MFTFYMTIVAILVYSHNIHSLELVEVDLNNIFKNVDKQRQRIQSVDYRKPNADDLVKLIKRVIKGLSVDEKRSTKYKENILSLDEIQRSSEDFGKLSINENRNVKPHLFKLRPKQIAQNDQIEGQGVYKDIRNDRNDYSKVYLVLDPGSNLSSSDVKDISNLVSSLFTKSVHNKKATFKDRHKGIRRYKGFVIRDNRRRFKDKQEKFVIDSSKEDDYKPKRGRGGGGGGRTAIPYVRHRGDIYERD; encoded by the exons atgtttactttttatatgaCAATTGTTG CAATTTTAGTATATAGTCACAACATACACAGCTTAGAGCTAGTTGAAGtagatttaaacaatatttttaaaaatgtggaCAAACAAAGGCAAAGAATTCAGTCAGTCGATTATAGAAAACCTAATGCTGAtgatttagttaaattaatcaaaagagTTATTAAAGGATTAAGTGTAGACGAAAAAAGATCTACcaaatacaaagaaaatatattaagtttagATGAAATTCAGCGTTCGAGTGAGGATTTTGGTAAATTATCCATAAACGAAAACCGTAATGTAAAACctcatttgtttaaattacgCCCAAAGCAAATAGCGCAAAATGATCAGATTGAAGGACAGGGGGTTTATAAAGACATTCGCAACGATCGTAACGACTATTCCAAAGTTTACTTGGTCCTCGACCCAGGGAGCAATTTATCAAGTTCCGATGTCAAAGACATAAGCAACTT gGTGTCTTCTTTGTTTACAAAATCTGTTCACAATAAAAAGGCAACATTTAAAGATCGCCATAAAGGGATAAGGCGATACAAAGGATTCGTCATAAGAGATAACCGACGGCGATTCAAAGATAAACAAGAAA AATTCGTAATCGATTCGTCTAAAGAGGATGATTATAAGCCAAAGAGAGGAAGAGGCGGTGGCGGAGGCGGTCGGACCGCTATACCATATGTGAGACACAGAGGTGACATTTACGAAagagattaa